ccaggggcaattaagtaattttggggggtggcgaaaaaatgaaaaggggtggcgaaaaatagcAACACCCTTAATTTTTTGCATTAGCTTTTGAAGTTTTATATTTGATCTTGAGAatcaatgattgatgaatacaaattttttaattgaaataattttatgatAAGAACTTAACATTTCTATTGTATAATTGTGTTAGGTTTATCGTTTTTGTATGTGTAGTATGTTGaagtttataataataattttatggtGATTAATTATAGAAATAGATTAATTATATTGACATGTCTCATAGTTTgatagtctcatacaagatgagtTATTAATTCAATAAAAGTTGGAATCTTAAATAGTTATTTGCTAGTGATCTGGATCTGAATCTAAGACcacaaaaaacataataaatccATATCTGAGTCTAGATTTAATTATACCCTACCAATGATCATCTCTACCTATTTGACACCATATTATTTCCCAAACAACACTCCATACTTACTCCTTACACTCCCAAATGTCTATGCATGAATATCAAAATTCAAGGCCCCATATACAACACATCCATCAATTAGTTTAAGAGAATTTACCCTCAACGAGGTTCTACATACCAATTATTAGCAACCATACAAGTTACAACATGATTGTTATTGAACTCATGTACCATAGTAAACATTATTCAAACAACATAGTAAAATAAGACTAATATGGACCCATACGTAAAGTTAGGCCTTAGGTGGTAGGTAATGCTGGAATAAAAACTTCAGATGTTGAAGCATCTTATCCTTTGGTGGACCCGCCTGTTTTACAAGAGGAACTTCACTTAGTGCCTTTATCCATGATGTTATTAAAGGAAACCGATCTGAAGGTAGAACCTCAACACCAAACAAATCTTTTGACATATCAGATGTTCCATAGTAAGCATACAACGTTATATCCAAGAATCCTGGCATTTCATCTTTGAAGGATGGGCATCCATTTGAAAACATCTCTTTTTTCAGTAATTCTTCAGCTATATCCAGTTTGTTCCAAAACTCTTTCAGTGTCTCCTCTGTTAGTTTACCTTCTGTCATCATTGTTTTTGCCAAACCTTCCGATATCTGCCCATTGTCTGTTAGTGTAAATAACATATTCTGGaacctcaaccatcagtttaagcttgTGGTTGAGTTcgttctttgacatggtatcagagtcaacgtgataagaggtcacaagttcgaatctcaaccacccttcAAATTCAGGTGGAATATTTCGCACCATGTATGAGAAAAgcctgtgttgcatccacacttctagcccaatgaaCTCTCGTGTGagaggcgtgttagagtatacaaTATATATTTCCTAGAATCTCAACCgtcaatttaagtttttagttgatttggtttattgtcatagttttTTCCATATCTTAACCATTTTAACTGTTTGTATTACTTAATTAATCTTAGTGATcttaattttaacaatttttaataTTGATGGTGATCTCTACGCATTTTATACTAACTTTACTTTGTCACTTCTTTTATGTTAGTTTATAGTCCCACATCTTGCAATTATTTACATTCTAAACAATTCTAAAGATTATTGTTtccatatatatttttataattacgttattttaataattttttaatagtatGATATATGAGAGCATTTTCAATATTAGatttatatttacattttttaaaaatagctattgattatatttttccaataattttattttttattttaaaaaatattctcaTTAATCAACGTTTATCTATTATTACTCtcataaaaaagattttttttctaatttcttcaaattaaaGATGAAACATGGAAGatattaaatagaaaaaaaaaggagcacttatttttaagtccaaaaatataatttacataaatatacaaCAAAAGTATTTTGTTACCCTAATAATATAAGCGGCTTCCGGTCAAATTTTGAAGTTATACAACTTaaccttattattattactaataagactaataaagatattattttcaCATGATCCTTTTTCGCAAAAATTATGtataacttcacataaatagtGCACAAGATTTAATAAGATCAGCTAATAAAAAGGagaaaataatagtgataattTTACCTGTTGGAAGTAGGCGGCCCAAAAGCGATGCTTGGCCTTTTCATAGGGATCCTTAGGAAGCAAATACGGGGCAGCAGGCCAAGCCTCGTCGATATATTCAAGAATGACAGAAGACTCAGAAATAGGACGGCCATTGTGAACAAGTACTGGAACTTTCTTATACACTGGATTGTATTGCAGCAGCAACTCACTTTTGTTGTCAAGATCTTCCTCTATATAATCATATTTTATGCCCTTAATTTGGAGACCAAGTTTTACTCTCAAAACAAAGGGACTTGCCCACATACCATGTAGCTTTACTGAGCTCTCCTCAGCCATTTTTTGAGCTGGTTTTACTCTGTTTCGTCCTTCAATTAGAATATGTAGTACTCAATTTTCGTCTGTAGACTTTTTCTGTTGCTTATGTGTGTTTTCAGTGGAAGAGGACAAATGCTCTACGCCTCTACGTAACTTTGTTCGGCTCAAAGTTAGAAAAAGTCTTTATTTCTGGAAATATTGGTTAATTAAGTAGACgcttaaaaaattcaatttatagTTAGTTATTTAatctattaaaaaattatggtACGTTTAAGCTACAtctataataatagttataatataTTCGGCTTGTCTATGTTATGTACCAAATATCCATTAAAATTCAGAATCAACTTTCTATAAAAAGAATCCATTTCATTTAATTTGCTTAAaatctattttatttaatttacctAACactaacattttaatttttaaagttctAGTCAAATTTGTCGTACAACAAACAATTCCACTACAAAAATTGGGAGCTAGTGAGCTTGAAGAGATTTTAATGTGGATAATAAGTTGATTTATGCATTATGTTATGTTTACTTGAACACTTTCTTACAACCGCCTTTAGTAAGTTCTTTTGGCAAATCAAATGAAACAAATTGTCTCTTTGGATGAAAATATTTAAGAATGATAGATGACACTGCAAATAGGTTGCCATTGTGGACAAGAACATAACTTTAGAGGTATAATTCTCACCACAATTTCAATTGCtcataatttgaaaataaaattcgattcattagatttatttattaattaaagttaaagtATGATTGAAAAATTTCAAACTTAATTATAAGGTTTGGCTGTTTAGTAGTAGAAAAGCCAATCATCATAATTGTACAAAGTATgattaaaatgcaaaaaaaaaaaaagaaaagaaaaagacttccaaataattttattttttgatataaaattagtaaatatttgTTATCATCAAAAATCTCAAACTCAATATTAAAGtgttacatatttttatttgattaaatttattatactaCTTTGCTACAAAGCCAACCACCATAAAATTACAGGAGTAAAtgatttaatctttttttttattaaatggtTAGCTTTAAAGTCAACCATTATAGAATCACCAGAAAATCTATTCACATTATTATATTTCAACAGTAAATCATTGTTGTTCATAAGATTTTCACCATTTAATTTTCTAATACTAGCTATGGGACCGCGTGCTACGCACGTGTCTTTCAAGTTAcactattaaatttaattatgatattttatacatttctattgataataatacaaatgaaaatattaaaatgctaATATGTTGCAAAGGTATGGCGGATTCAAGTATTGAGgatttataaaataagtaaatattttttttatataacagttgattgaaataaaaaaaaaagataggaGACTTGCTAATAGTAACAATGACTATTCAATATGCTAAAATTCAACAAACAATaagaattaatataaaatgtGCATTAGAACATCTTGCACCTTtttttgagtattttttttaatttgtttatacaTGTATCTTCTATTCAATTGAGAATTCATTTACAAAGATTAACACCAACAATGAATTCCAAGAGCACTACTGATCTCTTTGCCTAACTATAGCTTCTCTTTACAATATTCCTTCAAGTCTGACAAAATcctaaattttcattaaaaaataaaacaaaaatcttGATGTTCATCCGAAAAATTAACTCAAAAATCCCTATTTTTTCAtcccaaaaacaaaatgaaaataaccTTGATTTTTCattctaaaaaaacaaaaaccctatatttttattcaaaaattaaaaaaaaaaaaaaaaaaaacctagtttgcaatctaaaaaccaaatttaaaaaaaaaacttgaatgtGCATCATCAAAATTAGATTCCTTTATAAATTGCAATGAATAAAGAAAGAGAAGGTCTTagtaaataaatcaaaatcaaaattatcagTTATTTCTGAGGTTAATAAAGTGTGGT
This Amaranthus tricolor cultivar Red isolate AtriRed21 chromosome 13, ASM2621246v1, whole genome shotgun sequence DNA region includes the following protein-coding sequences:
- the LOC130797546 gene encoding glutathione S-transferase U9-like; the encoded protein is MAEESSVKLHGMWASPFVLRVKLGLQIKGIKYDYIEEDLDNKSELLLQYNPVYKKVPVLVHNGRPISESSVILEYIDEAWPAAPYLLPKDPYEKAKHRFWAAYFQQISEGLAKTMMTEGKLTEETLKEFWNKLDIAEELLKKEMFSNGCPSFKDEMPGFLDITLYAYYGTSDMSKDLFGVEVLPSDRFPLITSWIKALSEVPLVKQAGPPKDKMLQHLKFLFQHYLPPKA